CCCTGCTGTGGTGGAAATGAACTCAAACAGGTAAGCTGGGAAAGTGACAGGTGAATCTCTATAAACCACAAACAGCAAACAAACTGCAAAAAGAAACATCTAGTGTAAGCCATCGATATCTCTGAAGAATCGAGTAGGATGCTGGGAAAACTGGACAAgccttatatatactgtatactgtgtgtgtgatatatatatatatatatatatatacatatacatatacatatacatatatatatatatatatatatatatatatatatatatatatatatatatatatatatatatatacacacacacagatgggtCTAAAAATACAGATAATGGTGGGGTTGGAGCAGCTTATTACATTCCAGAATCTGAGGTAGGAAAATGTGTTCGTATTACAGATAACGTGTCTATTATGACGGCTGAACTCATAGGGATTATTTTGGCATTACAATGGATTGTAGAGGTTAAGGTAGAGAGGGCAGTATTGTTTCAGATTCGTTATCAGGGCTACAGGCAATTAAGAATGAAGGAACAGGAGATAGGAGGGATTTAGTACAGGAGGTAATGTATGTAGTGTCGGAATGTGCGTGTTTAGGATTGCATGTGGATTCCAGCGCATACAGGAATAGAAGGGAATGAGAGGGCAGATGGGTCAGCAAAATTGGCAGTGAAGAAAGTGAATGTGGGTATGGATGTTCATTATGGGTTAAGGGAGTATTATAAAGCAATAGAAAAAATTATAGTGGATGAATGGCAGAATATGTGGAACGGGGGACAAAAGGGCGTGTAGAATACAATACAATCATAGCAGAGCGGTTTCATCCACATGGAGCTGCGCTGTTTCTGTACATGTGAACTATGTCGGTGTGGTTCATATATTTCACTTGACCACAAGttatgttctttattttgaaacgtttaaaaagcttaattaaaaaaaaaatgttaatttgttgATGCTCCTCCAAAGATTAATGCGACAGAGAAAGTACATTTTCTTGCCTGCGTACTTCGCttcccattttttaaaattattattatttgtttatttagcagacgcctttatccaaggcgacttacagagactagggtgtgtgaactatgcatcagctgcagagtcacttacaactacgtctcacccgaaagacggagcacaaggaggttcagtgacttgctcagggtcacacaatgagtcagtggctgaggtgggatttgaaccggggacctgctggttacaagctctttaaccactggaccacacggtCTTATTAAAACAAACCGCAGAGTCGAATGAACACATGATGCTACAGTAACTTCCTTCTAACCGGTGAAAACACTGTTTGGAGGTAGCACCTGTACGCGTTACAAAATTaccaaaaaaagaacatttctaCAGTCCCGCTGTAAGGATGTGGATCACGATTCTGCACATAAATTACAGTCCCCTTTTTACAACGATTATTTAAGAACGTATACCAATTCATGTTGGAGATATTTTGTATTGACTTGCGAGTCGCTGGACTGTAGATGTCATTGTCTTAATGACATTTGAACAAGACTATCCGTTCTGGACGCAGCGCAAAGGAATATCCGCCTTTGACTTCCCGAGCTCGGCAACTCTACAAAATCACCCCACCCTAGAACCAaacctaacccaatacctaaccattaaaaACCACCTGACGCCCTCAGTACACTCCAGTGAATATTAATTTGTGTTGCTTTCCAGTCTTCATGCGCACCCCCGTCTTAGCTCCGCCTCTTTATGACATCATTGTCATATCCTTTTCAGTATCCGTGCTGGTAACCCGGACGTTGTCACGACCTGTTTTTTTACCTGACAATCCAAAGCATTGAAGAGGTTTGATGAAACATGAGATCAGAAGTAAGGGTGGCAGGTAAAGAGGGATGAACACCGAGGGGTGCTGTATTCACCAGCGGCGGGGTCGAGAGATAATACCCAGACAGCGGCTGTGGACAGGACAAGTATCCGCGGAGAACTGAGGGAAGCAGACTGACCGCACACGGCTCCAGAGCGAAGGACAGCTTGTCGAAGCGGGCTGCTTCATCGAGGTGACGGTCTCaacatccattcattaatgtaCGTAGCTTTTCCCAGTCACAGTGAAGCATGCAGTTGGATGCTAATAGAGAGAGCTGGGTTAGCCGCACTTACCTTATCACTGAATTCATAGTTTGATAAAGTTATAATTAAAACTTTTCACTAAGAAATTCGGGGCtggctgtttcaatttaaaaatgcTCTAGTGGGTACCAGCGGTCTCCTAACTGTGTCGCTAATGCCACTCTGGAGACCGCGTGTTGGTACGGATTTATAGTGGCATGATCGCATTTAATACGTTCTTACATTTTCACATTGTTCTGCCATTAGTGTTTCTAAAACAAGCTGTTTTGTTAGACACTTCCGGTAGATAAACCGCTGAACTGGGGTTTGTGTAAATGTCCCTTTTCACTGTGATATGACACGCCGCTGCCCCGCCCCCTTACACGTCAGCGGCAGCGCATTTCGTTACTCGGTGCTGAGATTCCACTCAAAGGATTCCTGACCCTCGGCCGCAGACCCCACGGACCAGGGAAGCTAGTGACCAAGTTGTAGAGTCTTGTAAGTACTGCGTGGCATTAATACACCCCTCTGTTGTGTTTTAAGGGTTGACAGGTATCCGTGTGCTGCCGAAATTCAGCCCGACGCCAGTTACTTGATGTGAAAGGTAAGAGAAATGAACAAGATTTAGATTGAAATGAAAGTGCCAGACCATATATAACTGAGTTGGGCAGTGTTGGAGGTGAGAGGCTCCAGCTtatcaatatatttttcaattctACTAGAAATGTCATGTCTGCTTGTAAAAACAGGTTGAACAGGTTGTTTTATGTACAGTAGTTGTTTTTCAAAAGCAGTGTTAAAAGGTGTGGTGCACGGCACACACAGATCATAAGATTCAAGTTGAACAGGTTGTTTTATGTACAGTAGTTGTTTTTCAAAAGCAGTGTTAAAAGGTGTggtgcactgcacacacagatcATAAGAGTCACGAAACTAGCAGTTTCGTGGTGCACTGCTCCTGACAGCACTCCTGTACTGGCAGGATTTCTCATTGCACTGCTCCTGACAGCATGCCTGTACTGTACTAGCAGGATTTCTCATTGCACTGCTCCTGACAGCATGCCTGTACTGTACTAGCAGGATTTCTCAATGCACTGCTCCTGACAGCATGCCTGTACTCCGAGCatcccagcacccctagttctgGCAGGCTTTGAAATGGGAAGAGGGGTGTGTCAGAATGTGCGTCACAATCTCTCTTCTTGGTGAGGGTGTAAGAATTAGATAAGGACCTGGATCTTTTGTTTTCTATGGGCTTGCACCACTAATCGTGTGAATGTTAAAGATTAACCAGGATGAACCCCTCAGCCAGTGTTAGGTATATCCTTCTGGAAGACTGTATTTTACACCAAGCAGTTATGGTCTTGCATTGTGACAGGGTGGGGTAGGTCCAGATTCTTAAACCTCTTCACTCCAAATTGTCAGTTTAGGGTTAAATTTAGGAAAAACGTTTAAGTGATCCGTTGGATGTAGCCCTGTGTGACAGAGCAGCTCTGACAGCATTAAAGTGATCCATTGCATGTAGCCCTGTGTGACAGAGCAGCTCTGTGACAGTAGATTACTGTTCAGTAGGaatgttatttttaaacctgGTTGATGTGTTTAAGAGATGGTTTTCACTTCATACATTTCAgtgttaaaatgcttttttgtgcaagcacacagtatttaaaagCTGCACTTTGTGCAAGGTCTTGTTGTACTGGCTGCTTTTGGTGACGGAGGGTTAACGTTTGGAGCCCAAGCCATTGTCCTCACACATGCATTCTTGAGTTTAAGGGCTCTGCGTGCACGACTCACTACCCATGCATGAGAGCTGAGGCAGCCCAGCAGGCAGCATGTGTCTCTGATATGGGACAGCAATACCAAACCTTTTCAGACAAGGGAAAAACGGAATGCATGTCCAACACTGTGAAGGTTAAATGATGGCACTGATTGTGAAAGTCTGCCCTTCCATGTAGATTGGTGTGTAAGCTGCTCCTGTTGTTGCTTGCAGGGCAGCAGCAGCACCATGCCTGTGAACCTGAAGTTCCTGTCTCTGGGAGTCCTGGTCTTCCAGACCACCAGCCTGGTCCTGACCATGCGCTTCTCTCGCACGCTGAAGGAAGACGGGCCCCGGTACCTGGCTTCATCCGCCGTCGTCGCTGCGGAGCTCCTGAAGATCGGGGCCTGTGTTCTACTGGTCTTCAAGGACACTGGTAAGGTTCGACCTCGTCCCTTTTTTAGGGAGTGTTCTTCACCATGCATGCCTCTTTGGATGGAACTGCAGGGGCTTCAGATTCTACTCTTGAACACTTATCCAGTGTAACAAAGGATCATTGTCAtgcagtgtgcttgtttgtaaggatcgtggtattgcagtgtgcttgtttgtaaggatcgtggtattgcagtgtgcttgtttgtaaggatcgcggtattgcagtgtgcttgtttgtaaggatcgcggtattgcagtgtgcttgtatgtaaggatcgcggtattgcagtgtgcttATTTGTAAGGATCgtggtattgcagtgtgcttgtttgtaaggatcatggtattgcagtgtgcttgtttgtaaggatcatggtattgcagtgtgcttgtatgtaaggatcgcggtattgcagtgtgcttATTTGTAAGGATCgtggtattgcagtgtgcttgtatgtaaggatcgcggtattgcagtgtgcttgtatgtaaggatcgcggtattgcagtgtgcttgtttgtaaggatcgtggtattgcagtgtgcttgtttgtaaggatcgcggtattgcagtgtgcttgtatgtaaggatcgcggtattgcagtgtgcttatttgtaaggatcgcggtattgcagtgtgcttgtttgtaaggatcgtggtattgcagtgtgcttgtttgtaaggatcgcggtattgcagtgtgcttgtttgtaaggatcgcggtattgcagtgtgcttgtttgtaaggatcgtggtattgcagtgtgcttgtcTTGGATTCAGTAAGGGCTGCATGTGTGTTTGTAAGGATCgcggtattgcagtgtgcttgtttgtaaggatcgcggtattgcagtgtgcttgtatgtaaggatcgcggtattgcagtgtgcttATTTGTAAGGATCgtggtattgcagtgtgcttgtatgtaaggatcgcggtattgcagtgtgcttatttgtaaggatcgcggtattgcagtgtgcttgtttgtaaggatcgtggtattgcagtgtgcttgtttgtaaggatcatggtattgcagtgtgcttgtttgtaaggatcatggtattgcagtgtgcttgtttgtaaggatcgcggtattgcagtgtgcttgtttgtaaggatcatggtattgcagtgtgcttgtttgtaaggatcgcggtattgcagtgtgcttgtatgtaaggatcgcggtattgcagtgtgcttgtttgtaaggatcgcggtattgcagtgtgcttgtcTTGGATTCAGTAAGGGCTGCATGTGTGTTTGCTGTTGTTTTCAGGCTGCAGTTTGACGGCGCTCAACACAGTTTTACATGACGAGATTGTAAACAAGCCAATGGAAAGCCTGAAGCTGGCCGTCCCAGCAGGGATTTACACTCTACAGAACAATCTGCTTTATGTTGCCCTTTCCAATCTGGATGCAGCCACTTATCAGGTATCCGTCTCGTTCTGCTGGTTGAATGGAAACGTCAAGCTGTTTGTAACCTGAAGGAGCATCTACTGAATGTGTCTTTAATGCCATTCCCACAGGTCACATACCAGCTGAAGATTCTCACCACAGCTCTATTCTCGGTGTCAATGCTTGGaaaaagtttaaatatttatCAATGGCTCTCCCTGGTGATTTTAATGACCGGAGTAGCGTTTGTTCAGGTATGGATTTGtagatttgtaattttattagtattattatttttatatataaatgttttggaACAGGTGCAATGCTTGGTTTCCTCAAATGCATTTGTTCTCATTTGTTCTCATgaattacaaagcggtatgtaattcagtatgtttaatatttcatgcaAGATCTTGAAACAAATTCTAGTGAAGATGCATGAATGGAGTTGTGGATGACTTACACTTCCCTTAGTCTGAATGTCTAGTGCTTCTCAAGAGCTCTCAGTCAGTTCAGTCCCAGGATTGTTTTTCCAGTGTGTACAGATTTCCAGGGGTTCATTTTTCAAAGCTTggaatctggataacagtgatctggattttgtaatcctacaATTTGATattgagattacttttatctggatcattgtgatccggtttttcagaaaatgaaatttataattaaagttcgggaggaggggcatgcaccaatctccgcatcaccaaattgaatcattcaatttacacgtcAGCAATTAATTCCTGCTAGCATTATAAATCCCCTTTCCACTTACCCCTTGTATGCGTTTTGATTCATTTGTAACCCACCACCTTCCCCCATCTCTCTAGTTCAATTGGGGGGGTCTCTGCCTCGTCCTCATGGCCAGGCGTGAGTCCTCAatccaagttaggtttgatgccaaattaatgttttctacggaaatgtttttgtttacagcTATCGCGTACATcgcatttcttttaaataaatagtttaaatcaaataaatttgtgtgattggtgttttgtcccgaactactgaaattacAATTACGATTacgaaatccatttttttttttataaagtaattttgaccacaaaatataggattacaaactcTGGATCAGTGTTCTCCAGATCACAAGCTTTGAAAAAACAGCCCCAGCAGTATAAGACGTATGTGGTGCTGGCTGGTtagtaagagtgtgtgtgtgcgtgcgtgtgtgcgtgcctgcgtgcgtgcgtgcgtatgcgctccctccctccctccctgctcacaCTGCTGATAAAGCCTCTCTGTGTGGATTGTGTGTGCAtgcgcgcgtgcgtgtgtgtgtgtgtgtgtgctccctccctccctccctgctcacaCTGCTGATAAagcctctgtgtctgtgtgtgtgcgcacatgcgcttcctccctccctccctgctcacaCTGCTGATAAAGCCTCTCTGtgtggattgtgtgtgtgtgtgtgtgctccctccctccctgctcacaCTGCTGATAAAGCCTCTCTGTGTggattgtgtgtgcgtgtgtgtgtgtgtgtgtgtgtatgtgtgcgctcCCTCCCTGCTCACACTGCTGATAAAGCCTctctgtgtggagtgtgtgtgtgtgtgtatgtatgtgtgtgctccctccctccctgctcacaCTGCTGATAAAGCCTctctgtgtggagtgtgtgtgtgtgtgtgtgtgtgtgtgctccctccctccctgctcacaCTGCTGATAAAGCCTCTCTGtgtggattgtgtgtgtgtgtgtgtgtgtgtgctccctccctccctgctcacaCTGCTGATAAAGCCTCTCTGtgtggattgtgtgtgtgtgtgtgtgtgtgctccctccctccctgctcacaCTGCTGATAAAGCCTCTCGTGTGGATTGTGTGTTCAGTGGCCCTCAGACTCTGTGGACTCGGCTCAGAAGGACCTGTCCACAGGCTCGCAGTTTGTAGGACTCGCGGCCGTGCTGACAGCCTGCTTCTCCAGTGGATTTGCTGGGgtttattttgagaaaatctTGAAGGAAACGAAGCAGTCTGTGTGGATTAGAAACATTCAGCTTGGTAAGCTTCTTCTCTGCATTGTAAAATGACACGGCGTTACTGAAGCTATGCACATGTACTTTTGTTTATGTGCTGTGCAGATTGAGTCACTAAGCCCGTCTCTGTGCAGGTTTGTTCGGTGTTGTATTTGGGCTCATGGGCGTCTATGTGTATGATGGGGAGCGAGTGCAGGAGCACGGGATGTTCCAGGGATACAGCGCTCTCACCTGGGCCGTCGTGTCACTTCAGGTACTGTTCTCACTTGGATGATCCACAGCCTCATTCTACACACTTGAGAATTAACCTGATGTCTCTTCAACAGGGTGGTGCCACTTCCTTTCGTATGAATATGCTTAAAGAAACCAAGCGTTTCCAACGTGTGCCACAGAGCCAGTCTATTCAGCGTGTGCCACAGAGCCAGTCTATTCAGCGTGTGCCACAGAGCCAGTCTATTCAGCGTGTGCCACAGAGCCACCACAGAGCCAGTCTATTCAGCATGTGCCACAGAGCCACCACAGAGCCAGTCTATTCAGCGTGTGCCACAGAGCCACCACAGAGCCAGTCTATTCAGCATGTGCCACAGAGCCAGTCTATTCAGCGTGTGCCACAGAGCCACTACAGAGCCAGTCTATTCAGCGTGTGCCACAGAGCCACCACAGAGCCAGTCTATTCAGCATGTGCCACAGAGCCAGTCTATTCAGCGTGTGCCACAGAGCCACCACAGAGCCAGTCTATTCAGCATGTGCCACAGAGCCAGTCTATTCAGCATGTGCCACAGAGCCACCACAGAGCCAGTCTATTCAGCATGTGCCACAGAGCCAGTCTATTCAGCGTGTGCCACAGAGACAGTATATTCTCAATAGGGTAGAGCACGCTGCTGTCCATTCATGTGTCTCCTGTTCTAATGGTTTGTTATATTTCCTTTTTCTAGGCTTTGGGAGGGTTAGTTATAGCAGCTGTCATTAAATATGCTGACAATATTTTGAAAGGATTTGCAACCTCCCTATCCATCATCCTTTCTACACTGATTTCATATTTCTGGTTACAGGATTTTGTGCCAACAAGGTGAGTTATTTCTAAAAGTCTTTTTTAATCCGCTTGTTAAAATATGAAGTCCCAGCAGATCTGAGCTGTAAATTGACAGCGACGGTCTGTGACGTCCATAACCAACCCAAACGTACTAAAAGAAGATCTTCTAAACCCTGCATTCAGCCCATCACATAGCGTTACATATTGTAAACCCTGCGTCCAGCCCATCGCATAGCGTTACATATTGTAAACCCTGCGTCCAGCCCATCGCATAGCGTTACATATTGTAAACCCTGCGTCCAGCCCATCGCATAGCGTTACATATTGTAAACCCTGCGTTCAGCCCATCGCATAGCGTTACATATTGTAAACCCTGCGTTCAGCCCATCGCATAGCGTTACATATTGTAAACCCTGCGTCCAGCCCATCGCATAGCGTTACATATTGTAAACCCTGCGTCCAGCCCATCGCATAGCGTTACATAT
The sequence above is drawn from the Acipenser ruthenus chromosome 12, fAciRut3.2 maternal haplotype, whole genome shotgun sequence genome and encodes:
- the LOC117973208 gene encoding UDP-N-acetylglucosamine transporter, which produces MPVNLKFLSLGVLVFQTTSLVLTMRFSRTLKEDGPRYLASSAVVAAELLKIGACVLLVFKDTGCSLTALNTVLHDEIVNKPMESLKLAVPAGIYTLQNNLLYVALSNLDAATYQVTYQLKILTTALFSVSMLGKSLNIYQWLSLVILMTGVAFVQWPSDSVDSAQKDLSTGSQFVGLAAVLTACFSSGFAGVYFEKILKETKQSVWIRNIQLGLFGVVFGLMGVYVYDGERVQEHGMFQGYSALTWAVVSLQALGGLVIAAVIKYADNILKGFATSLSIILSTLISYFWLQDFVPTSVFFFGAVLVIAATFLYGYEAKPAADPSKA